One genomic segment of Naumovozyma castellii chromosome 9, complete genome includes these proteins:
- the GIM4 gene encoding tubulin-binding prefolding complex subunit GIM4 (ancestral locus Anc_7.139), translated as MEQQRTNAFQVKYNEYKQVLEELQSKIIELGHDKDEHGIVLETLSGTDPERKCYRMIGGALVESDVKTTIPILKTKQDNLTEVISKMKSELLKVAEEFEKWKKDNKIQVVTK; from the exons ATGGAACAACAGAGGACTAATG CATTCCAAGtgaaatataatgaatataagCAAGTGCTAGAGGAGTTACAATCTAAGATAATTGAATTGGGGCATGATAAAGATGAGCATGGTATTGTTTTGGAAACATTGAGTGGAACAGACCCAGAAAGGAAGTGTTATAGGATGATTGGTGGTGCTCTTGTGGAAAGTGACGTTAAGACCACGATACCTATCTTGAAGACTAAACAAGACAATTTAACCGAAGTTATTTCTAAGATGAAGTcagaattattgaaggtTGCTGAAgagtttgaaaaatggaagaaagaTAACAAGATTCAAGTTGTTACGAAATAA
- the VAB2 gene encoding Vab2p (ancestral locus Anc_7.137), which produces MSEAAPKFQSIIDSDAFRRLRSIDSVPNYKTLSWNSIFDASKEELDNVKKDIINSYAVVQKDVADETKQMELLEQHLKNSVKKVNYIYSSTLKTRKHNRGYEHSSKILDKLIHGVDALERNMETLTKNMDDIVECLVKTDSKLPTRSQLLSIDSLNQRHYPLLFDMIKRKYPDNFVKKSTKKLVKGAQLDKESKSEIPIVSGPEFPLTLASEDEVRGQQENQNSHSPFTNAKCSSNELKRLNFVLPSFRRTSSPSIFANSENVNATEIIAMNKMSIDELRRAKT; this is translated from the coding sequence ATGTCTGAGGCGGCCCCTAAATTCCAGTCTATAATAGATTCTGACGCATTTCGACGTTTAAGATCTATAGATTCAGTCCCTAATTATAAGACCCTGTCATGGAATTCCATATTCGATGCCTCTAAGGAGGAATTGGATAATGTGAAGAAGGACATCATCAACAGTTATGCAGTGGTTCAGAAGGATGTCGCCGACGAGACCAAACAGATGGAACTGTTGGAAcaacatttgaaaaactcTGTCAAGAAGGTTAACTATATATATTCCAGTACTTTGAAGACAAGGAAACATAACCGAGGCTATGAACATTCTTCCAAAATTCTCGATAAACTAATACATGGTGTGGATGCTCTTGAAAGAAACATGGAGACATTGACCAAGAATATGGACGATATCGTTGAGTGTCTTGTGAAGACTGACTCCAAATTACCCACTCGTTCACAGCTGTTATCCattgattcattgaatCAAAGACATTAtcctttattatttgatatgATTAAAAGGAAATATCCAGATAATTTTGTCAAGAAATCAACCAAAAAATTAGTCAAAGGTGCTCAACTTGATAAGGAATCAAAATCTGAAATACCGATAGTTTCGGGACCAGAATTTCCTTTAACTCTTGCatctgaagatgaagtCAGAGGCCAACAGGAAAACCAGAACTCTCATAGCCCCTTTACGAATGCAAAGTGTTCATCAAATGAgttgaaaagattgaattttgttcttccaTCATTTAGACGAACAAGCTCACCATCAATCTTTGCCAACTCTGAAAATGTAAACGCAACAGAGATAATAGCCATGAATAAAATGTCTATAGATGAACTAAGAAGGGCCAAAACATGA
- the UTP20 gene encoding Utp20p (ancestral locus Anc_3.211), producing the protein MAKQKVTTKTTKRYRYSSFKAKIDDLKIEPARNLQKRVHDYVESSHFLASFDHWKDINLSAGFTNFASEIDSVVQTLPQILYHEDKIFNALVSYIDKHDEFSLQPLLDLLAQFCHDLGPDFLKFYEKALTSLITLLDAAIEFENSNVFEWGFNALAYIFKYLSRLLTDDLIPTFNLLFPLLSHSKEYLSRFSAEALSFLIRKSNSKNLRKFVSHVLEKMSENEDESNVYEGFLTLFTEALMTTQGSLHSKSKIMLQTLIEECFTKERQEICSNLICDVWMNISKHTDTENLYPIYESVLELLNSNLSTFDINKIVKLLATMVFSESGRKVPDWSTITSLIDNIMNTEQKSARSPELVAFLFSVLLRNCDVKNITVYHKRIFDFYLEQYPDHFLEFFRFSVELTSERILSFNGVKYLQKFINTHWQTQGKKIGLFLLDIEERSILNSKIKLTIPDEFSASILTSLKGSNDESSEGLFEIYWKLIILRNTKTDTSQVLLPLAVKLFSSTSNLNDFTKDILGSLLETISGGEEDQLASLLGTVFQTFSSYRNSIYFIKGLKTLLTKYLKNYKPKQVWDHYDDVMMGLTRNMILPDGKVRYESLNLLTIMMRVQGKEFPQILEEFKRIEEIPLSLNNARDLTTRIRNLGPSFAKLGKDKLISTTFLNAIFGLLTVRFSPLWEGVYEILPSVYGKDQDLVWENMEYFLRVPDENFVLNYYDEEMQDDYVSIEWDSKISRLGDTIRHFSNNWSKYFYQNASIINFTKERRGNLEYPAQIRTQTLKAMTIVPQLVERHFKDILPYIFNEVEYAELFEENTVGDKHSYSAAHWLETDRNTLLKILSKFKNIKSVYKSEEVHDRLMILLGSKSTEVQKLAMDAIFAYKDPTVVKYRDNLKNLLDDTLFRDEITKFLANNENQTIEADDEGALMPYILRILFGRAQTPVSSGIKKGRKFAAISVLPNLKEQYILDFLELGCKRFNYEYYFENGNELDENEVTLAGLRRMNGFTTILNSALTVLGSHFPSIIDTILKPLLYIIAASYHRLQSSSTDIHITKMATTLRQSSLKCLNAIFQYLGDTIDWTNYVKVIYDVVMKPRLESFSDENLQQPSSIMKIIIYWANNKKLYPFLYHDNFGCTKALMKTLSHEHAKEPVVMMILEASNNIIEEPTNENDYVELVSHIASTCLQILPSLYKRFSKSESVSIATELLLNMTRSGFVQDDQTRQYLVDSLVLILADTKGINVKEHSKILKVLTVLIHDYNCPWNNIEPLYKVISSLYNKYSERELREGLNTLFLTIGNRFPEVESVSKLVSDLNSYSSKRMQEYDFKKRLPAFQQFSEHDYLTYTELAWLPVLYTCLYSIHDTEELAIRTNATHTINKFIDYINEKPSQVEAAKAVSMLKEVVLPVLRTGLRKADEEIQSEYIAVVAYIVTNSKYYTDMNDMQVLLFDGDEEANFFTNINHIQLHRRQRAIKRLRDHASELSDGSISHYLVPIIEHYVYSPEEKYRNLGNESLLTIGTLSNFMSWNQYKALMRRYISILKSKPEDIKMTVLLINQISISLKNTLCQLRGTIESEMLLRKFPNKFDEPERFITAEVYPTLSKILGTRDDETIVARIPLAEALVNLVLGLSHDETVSSLPGILTKICQVLRSKSEDLREAVRHTLAKITTNLGPSYLTFIIKELISALQRGSQVHVLSFTIHHVLKSLETVLKHGDLDNSVGMLVRVIMEDIFGTAGQEKDSDNYNSKMKEVKINRSYDTAEMVSANISLASFDVLLRPIKALLLERINMRNQNKLDELLRRYTLGLNHNEKASSSEVLSLCHEIFTELELKNDRKKIPREIDEKEEFFLVNLNAKTAKVQTETSLYHNILQKFALDLLRTVISRNRNLLNAAYLDGFIPLLRDSLMSDNEALLTSALRVLVILVKIEFPPESEPIFKNCARKVLNLIKDSPSTSTDLCQMGLKFLSSFIRHKDIKLKDTALSYVLGRILPDLNEPNKQGLAFNFLKALVSKHIMLPELYDVLDTVREVMVTNHSKEIRDVSRSVYYQFLMEYDQSKGRLEKQFKFMVDNLQYPSQDGRQSIMELVNLIINKATPELLSKLSSSFFISLANVSFNDDAPRCREMASVLLTNMFKVVQPSSLATMEKYIIAWLKQSDQPTFLNLGLRIYKLYLTSMGFGTNETLDDLAISRISSVLSDTAVGSEISWDLIYTALNDFSTISEKSDIVYSTTFKPTWDKVIGCLLYPHMWVRQSSSRLVNELVNNLDKFETAFTPLEIQTICSRVLHQLSAPSIPEGLATQSIKILVKIATIWKEQNRNFISKDDKKDSEVSYENAIDYMIIRISSIIRSEENPVDSFMSKKSCMQLLALLVQILDVDQASEESEKIIMPLFIYVENTYYATAEQEELSTFAHECMQLLEGKIPVSTFTRAYANVKHNVIRRRQERKAKKAVLAINAPELAAQKKIRKHERSREKRKHEKDENGYYQRKNKKRRS; encoded by the coding sequence ATGGCTAAACAAAAAGTGACCACCAAAACTACAAAGAGATATAGATATTCGTCTTTTAAGGCCAAAATAGATGATCTTAAGATTGAACCAGCAAGGAATTTACAAAAGAGAGTGCATGATTATGTAGAATCTTCTCATTTTTTGGCATCCTTTGACCATTGgaaagatattaatttaAGTGCAGGGTTCACTAACTTTGCGAGTGAAATTGACTCGGTGGTTCAGACATTACCTCAAATCCTGTATCATGAAGATAAAATTTTTAATGCGTTAGTGAGTTACATTGACAAACATGATGAATTTTCCTTACAGCCATTGTTAGATCTACTGGCCCAATTTTGTCATGACTTGGGTCCAGattttttgaagttttATGAAAAAGCACTTACTTCATTAATAACTTTATTAGATGCAGccattgaatttgaaaattcaaatgtaTTTGAGTGGGGGTTTAATGCTCTGGcatatattttcaaatatcttTCTAGACTATTGACTGATGACCTAATTCCAACATTTAATCTTCTATTCCCCTTATTGTCTCATTCTAAGGAATACTTGTCTAGATTTTCTGCTGAAGCATTGTCGTTCTTGATTAGAAAATCTAATTCCAAGAACTTGAGAAAGTTCGTGTCTCATGTTTTGGAGAAGATGTCTGAAAACGAAGACGAATCAAACGTTTATGAAGGATTTCTAACTTTATTTACAGAAGCGCTTATGACAACACAAGGTTCTTTACATTCGAAGTCTAAAATAATGCTACAGACGCTAATAGAAGAATGTTTCACTAAAGAGAGACAAGAAATATGTTCAAATCTGATTTGTGACGTCTGGatgaatatttcaaaacatACTGATACAGAAAATTTATATCCAATCTATGAGAGTGTTTTAGAACTTTTGAACTCTAATCTATCAACCTTtgatataaataaaatagtGAAGCTATTGGCAACTATGGTGTTTTCTGAAAGTGGTAGAAAAGTACCCGATTGGTCTACAATAACGTCATTGATAGACAATATTATGAATACTGAACAAAAATCAGCAAGGAGCCCCGAATTAGTGGCATTTCTCTTTTCAGTTTTATTGCGTAATTGTGATGTTAAGAATATTACCGTCTACCACAAAAGGATTTTCGATTTTTATTTAGAACAATACCCAGATCACTTCCTAGAATTCTTTCGCTTTTCTGTCGAGTTAACTAGTGAAAGAATCCTTTCATTCAATGGCGtcaaatatcttcaaaaatttatcaatacGCATTGGCAGACtcaaggaaaaaaaatcggtttatttttattagacattgaagaaagatcaatattgaattcaaaaatcaaattaaCTATACCGGATGAATTTAGTGCATCGATTTTGACTTCATTAAAAGGTTCAAATGACGAGTCTTCTGAAGGGTTGTTCgaaatttattggaaattaattattctAAGAAATACCAAAACCGATACTTCTCAGGTGCTATTACCATTAGCTGTAAAGTTGTTCTCTTCTACCTCGAATCTAAATGACTTCacaaaagatattttggGTTCCTTACTTGAGACAATCTCCGGtggagaagaagatcaaCTTGCATCATTGTTAGGCACCGTTTTCCAGACCTTTTCCAGTTATAGAAATAGCATTTACTTCATTAAGGGTCTAAAAACTTTGTTGACCAAATACTTGAAAAACTATAAACCTAAACAAGTGTGGGACCATTATGATGATGTAATGATGGGATTGACAAGAAATATGATACTCCCAGATGGTAAGGTCCGTTAtgaatctttgaatttactTACAATCATGATGAGGGTTCAAGGAAAAGAATTTCCTCAAATCTTAGAAGAATTCAAAAGAATTGAGGAAATTCCACTGTCGCTAAATAATGCTCGTGATTTAACTACAAGAATAAGAAATCTGGGACCTTCATTTGCAAAATTAGGTAAAGACAAGCTAATCAGTACTACTTTTTTGAATGCTATATTTGGTCTTCTGACAGTTAGATTTTCTCCATTATGGGAAGGTGTTTATGAAATATTGCCATCCGTATATGGAAAAGATCAAGACTTAGTGTGGGAGAATATGGAATATTTCTTGAGAGTACcagatgaaaattttgttttaaattaCTATGATGAGGAAATGCAAGATGATTATGTATCCATTGAGTGGGATTCAAAGATATCAAGACTTGGTGATACGATTAGACATTTTTCTAATAACTGgtcaaaatatttttaccAAAATGCCTcaataatcaattttaCCAAGGAGAGAAGAGGTAATTTGGAGTACCCAGCTCAAATTAGAACTCAAACTTTGAAAGCAATGACTATCGTACCTCAATTGGTCGAGCGTcattttaaagatattctaccatatatatttaatgagGTAGAATATGCAGAGTTATTCGAAGAAAATACTGTGGGGGATAAACACTCCTACTCTGCAGCTCATTGGTTGGAAACTGATAGAAATACCTTACTAAAGATATTGagcaaattcaaaaatattaaatctgTCTATAAATCAGAGGAAGTACATGATAGATTAATGATCTTACTTGGAAGTAAATCAACAGAGGTTCAGAAACTTGCTATGGATGCTATTTTCGCATATAAGGATCCTACTGTCGTGAAGTATAGAGATAACCTAAAAAATCTGTTAGATGATACCCTTTTTAGAGATGAAATCACAAAATTCTTAgcaaataatgaaaaccAAACTATCGAAGCAGATGACGAGGGTGCGTTGATGCCATATATACTAAGAATTTTATTTGGTCGTGCTCAAACTCCGGTAAGTAGCGGGATTAAGAAGGGTAGGAAGTTTGCAGCCATCTCTGTATTGCCAAATTTGAAGGAACAGTATATTCTGGATTTCTTAGAACTAGGTTGTAAAAGATTTAATTACGAGTACTATTTCGAAAATGGCAATGAATTAGATGAGAATGAGGTAACCTTAGCAGGACTAAGAAGAATGAATGGGTTTACTACAATATTAAATTCTGCACTAACCGTCCTAGGATCTCATTTTCCTTCCATAATAGACACCATATTAAAGCCACTTCTTTATATCATTGCAGCATCTTATCATAGGTTACAATCGTCTTCGACGGATATTCACATCACCAAAATGGCAACAACTTTGAGACAGAGCTCTTTAAAATGCTTAAATGCTATTTTCCAGTACTTAGGAGATACTATTGATTGGACTAATTACGTGAAGGTCATATATGATGTTGTTATGAAACCTCGTCTTGAAAGTTTCTCTGATGAGAATTTACAACAGCCCTCATCAATTatgaaaattattatatattggGCTAACAATAAAAAACTTTATCCTTTCCTATACCATGATAATTTTGGATGCACTAAGGCCCTCATGAAAACACTTTCTCATGAACATGCTAAAGAGCCTGTGGTTATGATGATTCTTGAGGCATCCAATAatatcattgaagaacCTACAAACGAAAACGACTACGTCGAGCTTGTTTCACATATCGCTTCAACGTGTTTGCAAATTTTGCCATCCTTATACAAGAGATTTTCAAAGTCGGAATCAGTATCGATTGCTACAGAGTTATTGCTAAATATGACTCGATCAGGGTTTGTCCAAGATGATCAAACTAGACAATATCTGGTCGATTCATTAGTCTTAATCTTGGCAGATACGAAGGGTATTAATGTAAAAGAACATTCCAAGATTTTGAAGGTCTTAACTGTTCTGATTCATGATTACAATTGTCCATGGAATAATATCGAACCTTTATACAAGGTGATCTCCAGTCTCTATAACAAATATAGTGAGCGTGAGCTCAGAGAGGGTTTGAATACTTTATTCTTAACCATTGGTAATAGATTTCCTGAAGTTGAAtcagtttcaaaattggttTCTGACTTAAACTCGTATTCGTCTAAGCGTATGCAAGAATACGACTTCAAAAAAAGACTTCCAGCATTCCAACAATTTAGTGAACATGATTATTTGACATACACAGAATTGGCCTGGTTACCTGTACTATACACATGTTTATATTCGATCCATGACACAGAAGAACTGGCTATTAGAACCAATGCTACACATACTATTAACAAGTTTATCGACTATATCAACGAAAAACCATCTCAAGTAGAAGCCGCTAAAGCTGTGTCTATGTTGAAAGAGGTTGTCTTACCGGTTTTGAGAACAGGATTGAGAAAGgctgatgaagaaatccAATCTGAATATATTGCAGTTGTCGCGTATATTGTGACTAACTCTAAATATTATACTGATATGAATGATATGCAGgttcttctctttgatggtgatgaagaagCAAATTTTTTTACGAATATCAACCACATTCAACTACATCGTCGTCAAAGAGCAATTAAGAGATTAAGAGATCATGCCAGTGAACTTTCAGACGGTAGTATCTCGCATTATTTGGTCCCAATAATTGAGCATTATGTTTATTCtcctgaagaaaaatatagaaATCTAGGTAATGAGTCACTGCTGACCATTGGTACGCTTTCTAATTTCATGAGTTGGAATCAGTATAAGGCTTTAATGAGAAGATATATCtccattttgaaatcaaaGCCAGAAGACATTAAAATGACAGTTTTATTGATTAATCAAATTTCcatatctttgaaaaataccTTATGTCAACTTAGAGGCACCATTGAAAGTGAGATGCTCTTGAGAAAATTTCCAAACAAATTTGATGAGCCAGAGAGGTTTATTACTGCGGAGGTGTATCCAACATTGTCAAAAATTTTGGGCACAAGAGATGATGAGACAATAGTTGCAAGGATTCCTTTAGCAGAAGCACTGGTGAATCTTGTCCTAGGTCTTTCTCATGATGAAACTGTTAGCTCTCTGCCTGGTATATTAACTAAGATTTGTCAAGTTCTAAGAAGTAAATCTGAAGATCTACGTGAGGCCGTCAGACATACCTTAGCTAAAATAACAACCAATCTTGGGCCTTCTTACTTGactttcattattaaagagCTTATATCTGCCCTTCAGCGTGGGTCACAGGTACATGTTTTAAGTTTTACCATTCATCACGTGTTGAAATCATTAGAAACCGTTCTCAAGCATGGAGATCTTGATAACTCAGTCGGTATGTTAGTCAGAGTCATTATGGAAGATATTTTTGGTACAGCTGGTCAAGAAAAAGATTCAGATAACTAcaattccaaaatgaaGGAGGTTAAAATTAACCGTAGTTATGATACAGCAGAGATGGTATCTGCCAATATCTCTCTAGCATCTTTCGATGTCTTACTACGTCCTATTAAGGCATTGTTACTGGAAAGAATTAACATGAGAAATCAGAACAAGTTAGATGAATTGTTGAGGAGATATACATTGGGTTTAAATCATAATGAAAAGGCATCTTCTAGTGAAGTATTATCGCTTTGTCATGAAATATTCACTGAGCTTGAGCTCAAGAATGATCGTAAGAAGATTCCTAGAGAGATTGATGAAAAAGAGGAATTTTTCTTGGTGAATTTGAACGCAAAAACTGCTAAAGTTCAGACAGAGACATCACTATATCATAATATCTTACAAAAATTTGCATTGGATTTACTGCGTACAGTTATTTCAAGGAATCGTAACCTTTTGAATGCAGCATACCTCGATGGCTTCATCCCACTGTTGAGGGATTCATTAATGTCAGATAACGAGGCTCTGCTAACAAGTGCTTTGCGAGTTTTGGTTATACTGGTAAAGATTGAGTTCCCACCAGAATCTGAaccaattttcaaaaattgtGCCAGGAAGGTTCTGAACTTGATAAAAGATTCTCCTTCGACATCAACGGATCTGTGTCAAATGGGgttgaaatttctttcttcattcaTTCGTcataaagatattaaacTAAAGGATACCGCCTTGAGTTACGTTTTGGGCAGAATTTTACCTGATTTAAATGAGCCAAATAAGCAAGGCCTAGcttttaatttcttgaagGCACTTGTTTCCAAACATATTATGTTACCTGAACTATATGATGTTCTCGACACAGTTAGAGAAGTCATGGTAACCAACCATTCGAAAGAAATTAGAGATGTTTCAAGAAGTGTGTACTACCAATTTTTAATGGAATATGATCAAAGTAAGGGCCGTTTAGAGaaacaatttaaatttatggTGGACAATCTACAGTATCCATCGCAAGATGGTAGACAGTCCATAATGGAGCTAGTTAATTTGATCATTAATAAAGCTACCCCTGAGTTACTTTCCAAGTTATCATCCTcattcttcatttctttGGCTAATGTTTCCTTTAATGATGATGCCCCAAGATGTAGAGAAATGGCATCGGTATTGTTAACAAACATGTTTAAGGTAGTTCAACCTTCCTCTTTGGCTACCATGGAGAAATACATTATTGCCTGGCTAAAACAGTCTGATCAACCTACTTTCTTAAATCTTGGTCTCAGAATATACAAACTCTACCTTACAAGTATGGGCTTCGGTACTAATGAGACTTTAGATGATTTAGCGATCAGTCGAATCTCATCAGTCCTATCAGACACCGCTGTAGGATCTGAAATATCGTGGGATTTAATTTATACGGCATTGAATGATTTCTCTACGATCTCTGAAAAATCAGATATAGTATATTCCACTACTTTCAAACCAACTTGGGATAAAGTAATTGGATGTCTATTATATCCACATATGTGGGTCCGTCAATCGTCTTCTCGTTTAGTTAATGAACTAGTCAAcaatttggataaatttgaaactgCATTTACACCGTTGGAGATTCAGACAATATGTTCAAGAGTATTACATCAATTAAGTGCACCATCCATTCCAGAAGGTTTAGCCACACAATCCATTAAGATTTTAGTGAAGATTGCCaccatttggaaagaaCAGAATAGAAACTTTATCTCCAAAGATGACAAAAAGGATTCTGAAGTTTCTTACGAGAATGCCATTGATTATATGATCATTAGAATTAGCTCTATTATCAGAAGTGAGGAGAATCCCGTAGATTCATTCATGTCGAAAAAATCATGTATGCAATTACTCGCATTATTAGTCCAGATATTAGATGTCGATCAAGCCAGTGAAGAATCCGAGAAGATTATCATGCCGTTATTCATATATGTGGAAAATACTTATTACGCAACTGCTGAACAGGAAGAATTAAGTACGTTTGCTCATGAATGTATGCAACTGTTAGAGGGTAAAATACCGGTTTCTACTTTTACAAGGGCTTACGCCAATGTGAAACACAATgttattagaagaagacAAGAAAGAAAGGCCAAGAAAGCAGTTTTGGCTATCAATGCTCCTGAACTTGCTGCCCAaaagaagataagaaaaCATGAAAGATCAAGAGAAAAGAGAAAGCATGAAAAGGACGAAAACGGTTActatcaaagaaaaaataagaaaagGAGATCTTAG
- the MCD1 gene encoding kleisin alpha (ancestral locus Anc_3.212), with the protein MSNSQTTTPHTVLRIASNNGPLVQIWLAANMATIPKNSIIQTNIAESAKEITNESNQITLRTSGDLLQGIVRVYSKQAGFLLNDIKDTLTKISSLFKLNQKLNVTISKVNTVARMDQLILEDAVTERDVLVVPGLDFLNDVPQSTEQWLNMGGDSMDRKVQGAAAMNPFDWADTSLEVGRRFDPDQDLEFNQGDSILNLDFDLDVDETNGNSRNKSSWNEGTNEDGHSHDMHNDNMDWDLGINEDDQPGHESDNSVEVGRRADSALHDEPTTDFGFDLDIEKDPIVDDHELSQEEIPISTSQPPQPRKKKDPALSNTGKIQIDNETEIDHQQHVNDTTNITMRTEISTGGTHTNLSDSSNQSLKRVWSDMLNSMNYLPSSITEDLLSYQNIKRQKLQFIEEEEQQEEMVEPQMDISLGLNDDLVENSSSTSNHNSDNEESDHFVGMGSDELPMDNETPIDAHENSMISEDELRLQQIQSQKVKLVSGEMASKATVNMAETLRTQYIDTESVKFEDVLSTLHSTNNEKSARPITKHEASRAFFDILSLATTGCVDLDQQETFGEIGISSNTLLFQKFIMS; encoded by the coding sequence ATGTCAAACTcacaaacaacaacaccTCACACAGTTCTAAGAATAGCAAGCAACAACGGTCCCCTCGTACAGATCTGGCTAGCAGCCAACATGGCTACCATTCCAAAGAATTCCATCATCCAAACAAACATTGCTGAATCAGCCAAAGAAATAACAAACGAATCGAATCAAATAACACTACGTACCTCAGGTGACTTACTTCAAGGTATAGTGAGAGTCTATTCCAAGCAAGCAGGGTTCCTGCTCAATGATATCAAGGATACATTAACAAAAATTTCctctcttttcaaattgaatcaaaaattgaacGTCACCATTTCCAAAGTTAACACGGTTGCCAGAATGGATCAATTGATATTGGAGGATGCTGTCACGGAGAGAGACGTTCTTGTGGTACCCGGATTGGACTTCTTAAATGATGTGCCTCAGTCTACAGAACAATGGTTGAATATGGGGGGAGACTCCATGGATAGGAAAGTTCAAGGAGCTGCAGCCATGAATCCATTCGATTGGGCTGATACTTCCTTGGAAGTTGGAAGAAGGTTTGATCCAGATCAGGATTTGGAATTCAATCAAGGAGATTCgatattgaatttggattttgaCTTGGATGTTGATGAAACCAATGGTAACTCTCGtaataaatcttcttgGAATGAAGGTACTAACGAAGATGGTCATTCTCATGATATGCATAATGATAACATGGATTGGGATCTGGGTatcaatgaagatgatCAACCAGGTCATGAGTCAGATAACTCTGTTGAAGTTGGAAGAAGGGCAGACTCGGCACTACATGATGAACCTACTACTGATTTTGGATTCGACttagatattgaaaaagatcCAATTGTAGATGACCATGAACTTtcacaagaagaaataccTATCAGCACTTCACAACCTCCACAACCTCGTAAGAAGAAAGACCCTGCTTTATCTAATACGGGCaagattcaaattgataatgaaacGGAGATTGACCATCAACAACATGTTAATGATACTACTAATATTACCATGCGTACTGAAATATCTACTGGTGGAACTCATACTAACTTATCTGATAGCTCTAATCAATCCCTGAAGAGAGTATGGTCGGATATGTTGAACAGTATGAATTATCTACCTTCTTCTATAACAGAAGATCTTCTTTCGtatcaaaatataaagagACAAAAActtcaatttattgaagaagaagaacaacaagaagaaatggtGGAACCACAAATGGACATTTCGTTGGGTCTTAACGATGATTTAGTAGAAAACTCGTCTTCGACAAGTAACCATAACTCAGATAATGAGGAGAGTGATCATTTTGTTGGTATGGGAAGTGATGAACTACCCATGGATAATGAAACACCAATTGACGCCCACGAAAATAGTATGATATCCGAAGATGAATTACGTTTACAACAGATACAATCGCAGAAGGTAAAATTAGTCTCGGGAGAAATGGCTTCTAAGGCTACAGTAAATATGGCAGAAACTCTTAGGACACAATACATTGATACCGAATCTgtcaaatttgaagatgtcCTATCTACCCTTCACAGCACGAATAATGAGAAATCAGCCCGTCCAATAACTAAACACGAAGCTAGTAGAGcattttttgatattctttCGTTAGCAACTACGGGTTGTGTCGACTTGGATCAACAGGAAACCTTCGGAGAAATAGgtatttcttcaaacaCCTTactatttcaaaaattcataATGTCATGA
- the ATP16 gene encoding F1F0 ATP synthase subunit delta (ancestral locus Anc_3.213) gives MSLNRSIQSVRSLQAPLRLIARRTYAEHAASTIGNALRLQFALPHETLYEGAEVKQVNLPAKSGRIGILANHIPTVEQLEPGIVEIFTNANNNEVKKFFISGGFATMQPDSTLCVTAVEAFPLDSFSQENVKNLLTEAKKDLNNTDSTIAAEAQIKINLLESLEAALK, from the coding sequence ATGTCGTTGAATCGCTCCATACAAAGTGTTAGATCCCTTCAAGCACCCCTTAGACTAATTGCAAGACGTACTTATGCGGAACATGCTGCCTCCACAATAGGTAATGCACTAAGGTTGCAATTTGCTTTGCCTCATGAAACCTTATATGAAGGTGCTGAAGTGAAACAAGTTAATCTACCCGCCAAATCAGGTCGTATAGGTATATTAGCTAATCATATTCCTACCGTGGAACAATTAGAACCAGGTATCGTGGAGATCTTCACTAATgcaaacaataatgaagttAAGAAGTTTTTCATTTCAGGTGGGTTTGCTACGATGCAACCAGACTCAACTTTATGTGTCACTGCGGTTGAAGCATTTCCATTGGATTCCTTCTCTCAAGAAAAtgtaaaaaatttattaactGAGGCTAAAAAGGATTTGAACAATACTGATTCAACTATTGCAGCTGAGGCACAAATTAAGATTAATCTATTGGAATCTTTAGAGGCTGCTTTGAAATAA